In Deinococcus ficus, a single genomic region encodes these proteins:
- a CDS encoding zinc ribbon domain-containing protein has protein sequence MLAWYRHGGLADPASPLSAPSPRSRVTVPEISIDDLAGVCSAFFPGVSPSLVRGVASQVHRATSRYHGRTVPAETLQTGFQHVHVPLDAGIQATGPDRVWIDGLDTAVVADLWQLPMGLTGALVSAGQAFRHGTEREVSTMLRAASDGYRPALSDLDVTLRRYGALLGVDEPRVPGGPAVPARADHATLRRVTRPDGTPGWTVTWSVRIPHGWLPAANVADAVGVDVGLRRVLTAASGGGRWMVEGHPAIDLNLAFVSASTSALVRRSVFERQAAELDEVLKVVLAHEVVGVERTNWTRMSGRVDGRERVTRMMLTGATAVLDWVRALSPVSGSRVVEVSPTGSSCTCSACDQSGTVTEWQFTCGTCTHSDDADVNAARYMRRRALEEAGS, from the coding sequence ATGCTCGCCTGGTACCGCCATGGTGGCCTGGCGGATCCCGCCTCTCCCCTGTCGGCCCCCAGTCCACGGTCCCGGGTCACGGTCCCGGAAATTTCCATCGATGACCTCGCTGGTGTCTGCAGCGCATTCTTCCCGGGCGTCAGTCCCTCCCTCGTGCGGGGCGTCGCCTCCCAGGTGCACAGGGCGACCAGCCGGTACCATGGGCGGACGGTCCCTGCCGAGACACTACAAACAGGATTCCAGCATGTTCACGTTCCACTGGACGCGGGCATCCAGGCGACCGGACCGGACCGGGTATGGATCGACGGCCTGGACACGGCGGTGGTGGCGGATCTGTGGCAGTTGCCAATGGGACTGACGGGCGCGCTGGTGAGCGCGGGGCAGGCCTTCCGGCACGGCACTGAGCGGGAGGTCAGCACGATGCTTAGGGCCGCTTCCGACGGGTACAGGCCTGCGCTCTCGGATCTGGATGTCACGTTGCGCCGCTATGGGGCGCTGCTCGGAGTCGACGAGCCGCGGGTGCCTGGCGGTCCCGCGGTGCCGGCGCGGGCCGATCACGCCACGTTGCGGCGGGTGACCCGGCCGGACGGCACGCCCGGGTGGACAGTGACCTGGTCGGTGCGCATTCCGCATGGGTGGCTGCCCGCGGCGAATGTGGCAGACGCTGTCGGGGTGGACGTGGGTCTCCGGCGAGTGCTGACTGCAGCGAGTGGCGGGGGGCGCTGGATGGTGGAGGGACATCCGGCCATCGACCTGAACCTGGCGTTTGTGTCCGCATCGACGTCGGCCCTGGTCCGGCGGTCTGTGTTCGAGCGGCAGGCAGCGGAGCTCGATGAGGTCCTGAAGGTCGTGCTGGCCCACGAGGTGGTTGGGGTGGAACGCACGAACTGGACGAGAATGAGTGGGCGTGTGGACGGCCGCGAGCGGGTGACGCGCATGATGCTGACGGGCGCGACCGCGGTTCTGGATTGGGTGCGGGCGCTGTCGCCAGTGTCGGGTTCACGGGTGGTGGAGGTATCGCCCACGGGTTCGTCGTGTACCTGCAGCGCGTGTGACCAATCGGGCACGGTCACCGAATGGCAGTTCACCTGCGGGACCTGCACGCACTCCGATGACGCGGACGTGAATGCCGCCCGCTATATGCGCCGCCGCGCCCTGGAGGAGGCCGGGTCGTGA
- a CDS encoding cupin domain-containing protein: MIKRLDQPGVLVQGTKVRALLKVLAPHATIPTHTHPNHHVIVTALKGDVVLETPDEHLALAPGELAWLDEITPLALRAGAAGATFTVTLARQPKTATAST; encoded by the coding sequence ATGATCAAACGCCTCGACCAACCCGGAGTGCTCGTCCAGGGCACCAAAGTCCGCGCCCTGCTCAAAGTTCTCGCGCCGCACGCCACCATCCCCACCCACACCCACCCCAACCACCACGTGATCGTCACCGCACTGAAAGGAGACGTCGTCCTCGAAACCCCCGACGAGCACCTCGCCCTCGCCCCAGGCGAACTCGCCTGGCTGGACGAGATCACCCCCCTCGCCCTGCGGGCCGGCGCGGCCGGCGCGACCTTCACCGTCACCCTCGCCCGCCAGCCCAAAACAGCAACGGCCAGCACCTGA